One window of Pleurodeles waltl isolate 20211129_DDA chromosome 3_1, aPleWal1.hap1.20221129, whole genome shotgun sequence genomic DNA carries:
- the LOC138283447 gene encoding gamma-crystallin M2-like yields the protein MGKIIFYEDRNFQVRSYECNSECPDLSPFFSRCNSIRVDSGNWILYEHPNFKGQQYYLRRGEYPEFQQWMGYNDSIRACRLTPQHRGSYRIRVYERENFGGHMMEFSEDCPHVYEQFRYNDIYSCNVQDGHWVFYEEPNYRGRQYYLRPGDYRRYSDWGASSPKVGSFRRVRDHY from the exons ATGGGTAAG ATTATTTTCTACGAGGACAGGAATTTCCAAGTCCGCTCCTACGAGTGCAACTCTGAGTGTCCTGATCTCAGTCCTTTCTTCAGTCGCTGCAACTCCATTCGGGTGGACAGTGGCAACTGGATACTCTATGAACACCCCAATTTTAAAGGACAGCAGTATTACCTGAGGAGGGGCGAGTACCCTGAattccagcagtggatgggttaCAATGATTCCATTCGGGCATGCCGCTTGACCCCTCAA CACCGTGGATCCTACAGGATCAGGGTTTATGAGCGAGAGAACTTTGGTGGCCATATGATGGAATTCTCTGAAGACTGTCCACATGTGTATGAGCAGTTCCGCTACAATGACATCTATTCCTGTAATGTGCAGGATGGGCACTGGGTCTTCTATGAAGAGCCCAACTACAGAGGACGTCAGTACTACTTGAGACCCGGCGACTACAGGAGATACAGCGACTGGGGAGCCTCAAGCCCCAAAGTTGGTTCTTTCAGGAGAGTCAGGGATCATTATTGA